In Zalophus californianus isolate mZalCal1 chromosome 4, mZalCal1.pri.v2, whole genome shotgun sequence, the following proteins share a genomic window:
- the MED8 gene encoding mediator of RNA polymerase II transcription subunit 8 isoform X2: MQPSSVCAILTALWVTNLFLSVQREEKQLEASLDALLSQVADLKNSLGSFIYKLENEYDRLTCFALLSGQLNTLNKVLKHEKTPLFRNQVIIPLVLSPDRDEDLMRQTEGRVPVFSHEVVPDHLRTKPDPEVEEQEKQLTTDAARIGADAAQKQIQSLNKMCSNLLEKISKEERESESGGLRPNKQTFNPADTNALVAAVAFGKGLSNWRPSGSSGPGQPGQPGAGTILAGASGLQQVQMAGAPSQQQPLLSGVQMAQTGQTGKMPSGIKTNIKSASMHPYQR, translated from the exons ATGCAG CCTTCCTCTGTATGTGCCATACTCACGGCTCTCTGGGTAACCAACCTGTTCCTGTCggtgcagagggaggagaagcagcttGAGGCATCATTAGATGCACTGCTGAGTCAAGTGGCTGATCTGAAGAACTCACTGGGGAGTTTCATTTACAAGTTGGAGAACGAGTATGACCGGCTGACCTG CTTTGCCTTGCTCTCCGGACAGCTGAACACTTTGAACAAGGTCTTGAAGCATGAAAAGACACCACTGTTCCGTAATCAGGTCATCATCCCTCTGGTGCTGTCCCCAGACCGTGATGAAGATCTCATG CGGCAGACCGAAGGACGAGTGCCTGTTTTCAGCCATGAGGTGGTCCCTGACCATCTGAGAACCAAGCCCGACCCTGAGGTCGAAGAGCAAGAGAAGCAGCTAACAACAGATGCGGCCCGCATTGGTGCTGACGCAGCTCAG AAGCAGATCCAGAGCTTGAATAAAATGTGCTCAAACCTTCtggagaaaatcagcaaagaggaacgGGAATCGGAGAGTGGAG GTCTCCGGCCAAACAAGCAGACCTTTAACCCTGCAGACACCAATGCCTTAGTAGCCGCTGTGGCCTTTGGGAAGGGGCTATCTAATTGGAGACCTTCAGGCAGCAGTGGTCCTGGCCAGCCGGGCCAGCCCGGAGCTGGGACCATTCTTGCAGGAGCCTCAGGATTACAGCAGGTGCAGATGGCAGGAGCTCCAAGCCAGCAGCAGCCGCTGCTCAGTGGGGTACAGATGGCTCAAACAGGTCAAACAG GGAAAATGCCAAGTGGAATAAAAACCAACATCAAGTCAGCTTCAATGCATCCCTACCAGCGGTGA
- the MED8 gene encoding mediator of RNA polymerase II transcription subunit 8 isoform X5: protein MQREEKQLEASLDALLSQVADLKNSLGSFIYKLENEYDRLTCFALLSGQLNTLNKVLKHEKTPLFRNQVIIPLVLSPDRDEDLMRQTEGRVPVFSHEVVPDHLRTKPDPEVEEQEKQLTTDAARIGADAAQKQIQSLNKMCSNLLEKISKEERESESGGLRPNKQTFNPADTNALVAAVAFGKGLSNWRPSGSSGPGQPGQPGAGTILAGASGLQQVQMAGAPSQQQPLLSGVQMAQTGQTGKMPSGIKTNIKSASMHPYQR from the exons ATGCAG agggaggagaagcagcttGAGGCATCATTAGATGCACTGCTGAGTCAAGTGGCTGATCTGAAGAACTCACTGGGGAGTTTCATTTACAAGTTGGAGAACGAGTATGACCGGCTGACCTG CTTTGCCTTGCTCTCCGGACAGCTGAACACTTTGAACAAGGTCTTGAAGCATGAAAAGACACCACTGTTCCGTAATCAGGTCATCATCCCTCTGGTGCTGTCCCCAGACCGTGATGAAGATCTCATG CGGCAGACCGAAGGACGAGTGCCTGTTTTCAGCCATGAGGTGGTCCCTGACCATCTGAGAACCAAGCCCGACCCTGAGGTCGAAGAGCAAGAGAAGCAGCTAACAACAGATGCGGCCCGCATTGGTGCTGACGCAGCTCAG AAGCAGATCCAGAGCTTGAATAAAATGTGCTCAAACCTTCtggagaaaatcagcaaagaggaacgGGAATCGGAGAGTGGAG GTCTCCGGCCAAACAAGCAGACCTTTAACCCTGCAGACACCAATGCCTTAGTAGCCGCTGTGGCCTTTGGGAAGGGGCTATCTAATTGGAGACCTTCAGGCAGCAGTGGTCCTGGCCAGCCGGGCCAGCCCGGAGCTGGGACCATTCTTGCAGGAGCCTCAGGATTACAGCAGGTGCAGATGGCAGGAGCTCCAAGCCAGCAGCAGCCGCTGCTCAGTGGGGTACAGATGGCTCAAACAGGTCAAACAG GGAAAATGCCAAGTGGAATAAAAACCAACATCAAGTCAGCTTCAATGCATCCCTACCAGCGGTGA
- the MED8 gene encoding mediator of RNA polymerase II transcription subunit 8 isoform X4 has product MQREEKQLEASLDALLSQVADLKNSLGSFIYKLENEYDRLTWPSVLDSFALLSGQLNTLNKVLKHEKTPLFRNQVIIPLVLSPDRDEDLMRQTEGRVPVFSHEVVPDHLRTKPDPEVEEQEKQLTTDAARIGADAAQKQIQSLNKMCSNLLEKISKEERESESGGLRPNKQTFNPADTNALVAAVAFGKGLSNWRPSGSSGPGQPGQPGAGTILAGASGLQQVQMAGAPSQQQPLLSGVQMAQTGQTGKMPSGIKTNIKSASMHPYQR; this is encoded by the exons ATGCAG agggaggagaagcagcttGAGGCATCATTAGATGCACTGCTGAGTCAAGTGGCTGATCTGAAGAACTCACTGGGGAGTTTCATTTACAAGTTGGAGAACGAGTATGACCGGCTGACCTG GCCCTCTGTCCTGGACAGCTTTGCCTTGCTCTCCGGACAGCTGAACACTTTGAACAAGGTCTTGAAGCATGAAAAGACACCACTGTTCCGTAATCAGGTCATCATCCCTCTGGTGCTGTCCCCAGACCGTGATGAAGATCTCATG CGGCAGACCGAAGGACGAGTGCCTGTTTTCAGCCATGAGGTGGTCCCTGACCATCTGAGAACCAAGCCCGACCCTGAGGTCGAAGAGCAAGAGAAGCAGCTAACAACAGATGCGGCCCGCATTGGTGCTGACGCAGCTCAG AAGCAGATCCAGAGCTTGAATAAAATGTGCTCAAACCTTCtggagaaaatcagcaaagaggaacgGGAATCGGAGAGTGGAG GTCTCCGGCCAAACAAGCAGACCTTTAACCCTGCAGACACCAATGCCTTAGTAGCCGCTGTGGCCTTTGGGAAGGGGCTATCTAATTGGAGACCTTCAGGCAGCAGTGGTCCTGGCCAGCCGGGCCAGCCCGGAGCTGGGACCATTCTTGCAGGAGCCTCAGGATTACAGCAGGTGCAGATGGCAGGAGCTCCAAGCCAGCAGCAGCCGCTGCTCAGTGGGGTACAGATGGCTCAAACAGGTCAAACAG GGAAAATGCCAAGTGGAATAAAAACCAACATCAAGTCAGCTTCAATGCATCCCTACCAGCGGTGA
- the MED8 gene encoding mediator of RNA polymerase II transcription subunit 8 isoform X3 — protein MSYTLREEKQLEASLDALLSQVADLKNSLGSFIYKLENEYDRLTWPSVLDSFALLSGQLNTLNKVLKHEKTPLFRNQVIIPLVLSPDRDEDLMRQTEGRVPVFSHEVVPDHLRTKPDPEVEEQEKQLTTDAARIGADAAQKQIQSLNKMCSNLLEKISKEERESESGGLRPNKQTFNPADTNALVAAVAFGKGLSNWRPSGSSGPGQPGQPGAGTILAGASGLQQVQMAGAPSQQQPLLSGVQMAQTGQTGKMPSGIKTNIKSASMHPYQR, from the exons ATGTCATACACATTG agggaggagaagcagcttGAGGCATCATTAGATGCACTGCTGAGTCAAGTGGCTGATCTGAAGAACTCACTGGGGAGTTTCATTTACAAGTTGGAGAACGAGTATGACCGGCTGACCTG GCCCTCTGTCCTGGACAGCTTTGCCTTGCTCTCCGGACAGCTGAACACTTTGAACAAGGTCTTGAAGCATGAAAAGACACCACTGTTCCGTAATCAGGTCATCATCCCTCTGGTGCTGTCCCCAGACCGTGATGAAGATCTCATG CGGCAGACCGAAGGACGAGTGCCTGTTTTCAGCCATGAGGTGGTCCCTGACCATCTGAGAACCAAGCCCGACCCTGAGGTCGAAGAGCAAGAGAAGCAGCTAACAACAGATGCGGCCCGCATTGGTGCTGACGCAGCTCAG AAGCAGATCCAGAGCTTGAATAAAATGTGCTCAAACCTTCtggagaaaatcagcaaagaggaacgGGAATCGGAGAGTGGAG GTCTCCGGCCAAACAAGCAGACCTTTAACCCTGCAGACACCAATGCCTTAGTAGCCGCTGTGGCCTTTGGGAAGGGGCTATCTAATTGGAGACCTTCAGGCAGCAGTGGTCCTGGCCAGCCGGGCCAGCCCGGAGCTGGGACCATTCTTGCAGGAGCCTCAGGATTACAGCAGGTGCAGATGGCAGGAGCTCCAAGCCAGCAGCAGCCGCTGCTCAGTGGGGTACAGATGGCTCAAACAGGTCAAACAG GGAAAATGCCAAGTGGAATAAAAACCAACATCAAGTCAGCTTCAATGCATCCCTACCAGCGGTGA
- the MED8 gene encoding mediator of RNA polymerase II transcription subunit 8 isoform X1, translating to MQPSSVCAILTALWVTNLFLSVQREEKQLEASLDALLSQVADLKNSLGSFIYKLENEYDRLTWPSVLDSFALLSGQLNTLNKVLKHEKTPLFRNQVIIPLVLSPDRDEDLMRQTEGRVPVFSHEVVPDHLRTKPDPEVEEQEKQLTTDAARIGADAAQKQIQSLNKMCSNLLEKISKEERESESGGLRPNKQTFNPADTNALVAAVAFGKGLSNWRPSGSSGPGQPGQPGAGTILAGASGLQQVQMAGAPSQQQPLLSGVQMAQTGQTGKMPSGIKTNIKSASMHPYQR from the exons ATGCAG CCTTCCTCTGTATGTGCCATACTCACGGCTCTCTGGGTAACCAACCTGTTCCTGTCggtgcagagggaggagaagcagcttGAGGCATCATTAGATGCACTGCTGAGTCAAGTGGCTGATCTGAAGAACTCACTGGGGAGTTTCATTTACAAGTTGGAGAACGAGTATGACCGGCTGACCTG GCCCTCTGTCCTGGACAGCTTTGCCTTGCTCTCCGGACAGCTGAACACTTTGAACAAGGTCTTGAAGCATGAAAAGACACCACTGTTCCGTAATCAGGTCATCATCCCTCTGGTGCTGTCCCCAGACCGTGATGAAGATCTCATG CGGCAGACCGAAGGACGAGTGCCTGTTTTCAGCCATGAGGTGGTCCCTGACCATCTGAGAACCAAGCCCGACCCTGAGGTCGAAGAGCAAGAGAAGCAGCTAACAACAGATGCGGCCCGCATTGGTGCTGACGCAGCTCAG AAGCAGATCCAGAGCTTGAATAAAATGTGCTCAAACCTTCtggagaaaatcagcaaagaggaacgGGAATCGGAGAGTGGAG GTCTCCGGCCAAACAAGCAGACCTTTAACCCTGCAGACACCAATGCCTTAGTAGCCGCTGTGGCCTTTGGGAAGGGGCTATCTAATTGGAGACCTTCAGGCAGCAGTGGTCCTGGCCAGCCGGGCCAGCCCGGAGCTGGGACCATTCTTGCAGGAGCCTCAGGATTACAGCAGGTGCAGATGGCAGGAGCTCCAAGCCAGCAGCAGCCGCTGCTCAGTGGGGTACAGATGGCTCAAACAGGTCAAACAG GGAAAATGCCAAGTGGAATAAAAACCAACATCAAGTCAGCTTCAATGCATCCCTACCAGCGGTGA